The following nucleotide sequence is from Mytilus edulis chromosome 13, xbMytEdul2.2, whole genome shotgun sequence.
cgtcgtccggcgtccgaatacttttagttttcgcactctaactttagtaaaagtgaatggaaatctatgaaattttaacacaaggtttatgaccacaaaaggaaggttggtattgattttgggagttttggtcccaacattttaggaattaggggccaaaaagggcccaaataagcattttcttggttttcgcactataactttagtttaagttaatagaaatctatgaaattttgacacaaggtttatgaccacaaaagaacagttgggattgattttgggagttttggtctcaacagtttaggaattaggggccaaaaaagggcccaaataagcattattcttggttttcgcacaataacattagtttaagtaaatagaaatcaatgaaatttaaacacaatgttaatgactacaaaaggaaggttggtattgattttgggagtttaggtcccaacagtttaggaattaggggccaaaaagggacccaaataagcatttttcttggttttcgcaccataacgttagtataagtaaatagaaatctatgaaatttaaacacaaggtttatgaccataaaagaaaggttgggtttgattttgggagttttggtcccaacataataaggggcccaaagggtccaaaattaaacttttgtttgatttcatcaaaattgaataattggggttctttgatatgctgaatctaactgtcatgactgtgtatgtagattcttaacttttggtcccgttttcaaattggtctacattaaggtccaaagggtccaaaattaaacttagtttgattttgacaaaaaatgaatcagttaggttctttgatatgctgaatctaaaaatgtacttagattcttgattattggcccagttttcaagttggtccaaatcggggtccaaaattaaactttgtttgatttcatcaaaaattgaataaatggggttctttgatattccaaatctaactgtgtatgtagattcttcatttttggtcctgttttcaaattggtctacactaaagtccaaagggtccaaaattaaacttagtctgattttaacaaaaattgaaatcttgaagttctttgatatgctgaatccaaaaatgtacttagattttttattatgggcccagttttcaagttggtccaaatcaggatctaaaattattatattaagtattgtgtaatagcaagtcttttcaattgcacagtattgcgcaatggcaagaaatatctaattgcacaatattgtgaaatatcaaaattttttttaattagagttatctttctttgtccagaatagtaagcaagaaatatctaattgcaaaatattgtgcaatagcaagatttttttttaattggagttatctttctttgtccagaatcaacttaaatctttgttatatacaatatacaatgtatattcactttttactaccaactgataaattaaaataatctttaccattcagtgataacaagcagtttttttacatcttaatattttatgatgtatttaaatgagtagttattgttgcaaactccattagaaattttaattgagattagttttggaataagggaaagggggatgtgattaaaaaaattgggttcaatttttctcatttgaaatttcataaataaaaaagaaaatttcttcaaacatttttttgagaggattaatattcaacagcatagtgaattgctctaagagaaacaaaaattttaagttcattagaacacattcattctgtgtcagaaacctatgctgtgtcaactatttaatcacaatccaaatttagagctgaatccagcttgaatgttgtgtccatacttgccctaactgttcagggttcaacctctgcggtcgtataaagctacgccctgcggagcatctggtttaaattgttatttggatggagagttgtctcattggcactcacaccacatctgcctttatctatataaTCACATCTTACTATACATATTTCAGGCATTTAGCATGAACCATGCATCCAGTCCTAAACATAACACATGTGCATAACACATATTCAAATGTTTATgtcaatacaatatttataaacCTGAATTCCAATCTCCCCTCTTGAAACCCATGGAATTGACAGCAATTAActgattatattttgtttattgtagatattctttttttacaaaatgatacCAAAATTGAAGAATAATGAGGGAAAGAATAAAGGATATTGcatgtatttgtatttgtgtGGTAAGATTGTTTAATATataatgggggtctcattgggggggttccgatcccagatcccgcttactgttttgtcagattcctgtatcccgcttacaccATTTGTACACTATGTAactaagcaattctcatttttttgtcatttcccgggtcccgcaagacctcatttcccgatTTCacaacacaataatttgactttcatgtgtcacgcttacaaaaaatctgcAATCCCGTGTCACGCtaagaccccaatgagacccactataaTGATTACAAATGATATATTTCTGACATTGTATACATGTGGCCTTTATATTATGAGCACATTTTTCTTTACACATTAAGTTATATACCAATGAAAGCTATTCAATCACATACGGCCAATTGTAATTGCTTTTTTTTGGTCATGATAACTATATATTAATTCTTAAATCAAAAGATCGATCCTATTGATTTTGAAACCAATACCTCAAAGCTTGAGGTCGTAGacagttaaattgtttattattaaaagtcttatgttaatataaaaaagaagatatggtatgattgccaatgagacaacactccacaagagaccaaatgacagtgaaattaacaactatagatcactgtacagccAACAACAATGAGCTAAACCTTTACCCAATAgtcaagctataaaaggccttgaaatgacaaatgtaaaacaattcaaacgagaaactatctacctaatttatgtacaaaaaatgaacgagaaTTAAGTATGTTAAGTTTTTTAGCTGATTCATGTACAGGTATATCCAAACTATTGTTTTCATATAGAAATTGTTACTTCTTTTTAATATGCCTGTCCCTCTTCCTGAATTATTGACTTTGATTAATGTCGCTTTTAGAgaatttttactattttaaaacGGCATTGTGTACCTCCTCATCTTAATGGTGTTCTACAAGTTTCTTATAACTAACAAGTGATATTCAATCATTCATGCTGCAGAGTGCAGATATAAAATTGCTTAACCAGTCAAATTTGTGATTTTGCTACAGAACCAGTAAGACATGTCTCTGTATTTACAATAAATTGTTTATTctttcagtttatttttattaacCAATGTTCATGTATCAGCATAGCGCTTAAACAACAACAAGGTTGTCAGAAAGACCAAGTGGAAAGATTTTACAGAGGAAGAAATTTCTGTTGTTATCCTATTAAATGTCATCCAGGTCagttatttaaaagtaatttagtttttgtcttgccttgacggagtcaaaaagcgagacataggtatgctgtttccggtgtTGGCGTCAACAATGTAGTTTGTAATTAGGTGTAATTTATTGTGAACggcaagtggtaggtcaatcatatttggtatgcagttgtataagcattggcacatgagattatttggccctgccccctcagtcatggtctattgacttccaaacttttgcttattttacatgtattagtttgtgattaggtcagtttatgggtaaccacaagtggtaggtcaatgatatttggtatgcagttgtataatcaTTGGCATATCTCGTTTCCTTGGAGATGATTTGActccgcccccttagtcatggtctattgactttgaaaatttttctaagttatcatgtaatagtttgtgattatgtcagttcAAGGGgcccattagtggtaggccaatgttaatttattggcatttgcaagtattgtttccatggagattatatagccccctCTTCGtggttcattgactttaaaacttttacacaagttaatgtttgtattaaGATTTGGGAACGACTTAAAATAAGttaatggtatttggtatgcagttgtattagcattggcacatttcatttacatggagattcaCAACAGTTTTGCCAtataactcagtcatggttcattgactttgaatatttgcataacttgtgtaagatgttagaGTATTGCTATTTGGATTTCTACATTtgaataatcaaaattacaaaaaggcgagacatatctctgtgataacagtttataatTATAAGCCTTTTGTATTAAGaggaaacctgtgttgtgtcaactatttaatcacaatccaaattcagagccgtatctagcttgaatgttgtgtccatacttgccccattATGTTCAGGgtttcgaactctgcggtcgtataaagctgcgccctattctttaaagaaataaatttgctcatagtttataaattatttcttttctctTAACTAAACATAgataatatgaaaacaacacttacTTAAATATTACATGTAGAGGAGACCAACATTATTCACAAACTTGGACTTTAtcatttttctttgcaatatgattttcaagaaattggtatttctttattttattctttaacccaaccatatttggttttgtttcatttaatttacatttatatatataattaacaactataggtcaccatacggccttcaacaatgagcacccATACCGCATTctcgtcagctataaaaggccttgatatgacaatgtaaaacaattcaaacgagaaaaataacggccttatttgtctaaaaaaataacaaaaaacaaatatgtaacacataaacaaacgacaaccactgaattacaggctcctgacttgggacaggcacatacataaataatgtggcggggttaaaatgtGTTTTACTTGTTACTCTATGGTTATCAACACTGCACAAAATTCAAACTGTATAGTACTGAGCTGAAAAAGCCCCAATGATAActgaaaaagttgaaaaaattcTTAGTGAAATCTAGTTAATGACCTGATTAAAGCAAATTACATTACCCTGGTATACCAAATGCACTTTTGACAGTCAACAACCGGTGAAAATCACTGAACTACTGAGTGAGGCTTCTGATCTGAGACATGTACATAAAGATGAGGCTGGGTAAAAATTGTTTGTCAGCCCTTTACCCTTTCGCAATATGATccatatatttaatttatataagaCATGGAAAATGTCCATCACAAAAATTACGGTAAGTCAAATTCCCAattaaatcaatttcaaaaatgatttaattCTCTATTTAAACCTCTTTTTCAGGTCAAAAGTTTGACTTCTGTAGAACAAATAACGGACATGACACTTGTCAGAACTGTCCTGATGGGTTCAGCCATAAGGATTTTATTGATACTGCAACATGGCGTTATTCTAAAATAGATCCATGTGTACCTGTAGAGGATTGTTCTGATTATTGTAAGTTTTTATGGTTTTAAGAAATATGTatagtaaattcagaaattattgtgatgtttttgttattgtgaaaaatgcgacaaggttataatcgcaataattttaactcacattttgaaattttttacatgaACTAAACATTTGTCTCAATATAGCaacaacaaaatttttttttttttttaaatcgcattttagtctaaagtGACTAAGTTGCAATATAAAGAAATACACACAATAATGTAGTAAATTTAAGTTGAAGGTCTATCATCACCAtaatttatttcttcaaatataatTTTCTTACATTGGAACATTGCCAAAATGTAGATTTTACTATGtattattatacaaatgaaaAGTAAAGTGCTATTTTTCCAGTTACAAGTTGTAAAAAATTGCCCACTTTTGCatacatttttcataaaaaaaatacttttttgtaaataaaaagaaatctatgggATAgagttttaaacaaaatatgaGAAATTAGGTAATTATTACTATTTATCAAACTTTTCTATAAAAGCTACCTCTCCTTATATGGCTAATTAAGTTAAAAGAAAATTGATTCAAACAATAACAAGtatttggtatttgtttaaaCAGTCTAAATAATgcaaaaaacattaaattaaattaaacagtGTGCCACTTCATTTGTGGGGGAAATTTATTTGATTATATATAGCattactgaagcatgactggagtgggcccctcACAGGCAGTCAGTTGTTCTCAATTATagaaatttctggatctgccactggagAATACAGTTAATCTACAGTTGAATAAAAGAGATGCAGATCTCCTTTTGAATCCCCCTTTCCCGCCTTTCCGTTGACCAAATAATCATAGGCATGTCTGATTGGGGTTTAGAATGATGACTTTCCATATTTAGTATATTAGTACAAATATTGCTATTGCCATACTTACAGCTTCAGTGTCTATTGATTACTGCAAATCAtgatttgttttctgtttaagctgatttaataaaagaaaatgaagaGTGTGTTTGTGACAGAACAAGAGGTTATTATGGAAGAGACAGACATAATTGTGCTGCTGACCTTAATTGCAAGAAAGCAGGATTTGAAATGGATCAAGATGGTACATATTATTAGTCTCACACTTTCTTCACAcaaaaattcttccaaaaaaatatgttaatgttGAACATTTGATGAGAGAAAGAAAATACTGATAAAAGAGGAATTgcttgattgaaaaaaaaaaactatgttcatAATTACTTTTTTCAATCTTAAATATTTTAAGACATTTTGTTTCCAAAAATAAAATTGCAGAGTTGCACAAATTTCTAAATGTGATGGTATAAGGAgccaaataatgaaataaaaaatgaatccTGAAGGTTGAATGAAAAagtaagaaaacaaatattgcaaCCTCCAGAAATCTGAATATATATGCATAAGCAACAATAGTCAACAATGCAATTAACCATACTTTTTAATCAGCAATAACTGAACCTGACATAATAAATTTGAAACTATTCATTCAAGAAACCATTTATTTACACTTACAGCCTgattaatgcaaaaaaaataaacgaaaaacatttATGACAGACATCAACCAAtgccaaccactgaattacaggctgcttAAAAATGCTTGTGCCGTCTTTTTCTTAAACTTATTTCTTCAAACTAATTTTTTATTCCTTTACTTTCTTCTATGGTGAGTACTCCATTATCATGCAGTTTACTTTCCCACAATTTATGTACTCACATTGATGAAAACTAATTCCCTATAAAATAAGAGACGGGGTCTAAATGTGACACTATTCACCATAGACCTAATAGATGTAAGCATTTATAGCTCACTGTTCTTTCTTCAACCAAGTAAATTTGttttgaaagttattaaaataaaaaaaatgctgaactccaaggaaaattctaattagaaagttccttatcaaaaggcaaaatcataagctcaaatacattaaacaaatggagaacaactgtcatattcttgaattggtacaggcatttcctgaTATTAAACTTTCACAGTTTGTTTAAACTTTGTTCTTGATTTTCCTCCCTGTCTCTTGAGTATATATTATCTTGGTGAATTAATGTATAATTTGACTTgatgaaatatatttacatgcTTACATAAAAAATTCACAGCACATTAAAAATGTTCTGATTTTCTTAGCAtaaatttatgtatcattatatACTAACAGGAAAGTGTTTTAAGTGTGGTGAGGAACAAttcaaaattaaagatgactacaGTTTATGTATAAACAAGACTAGGTTTGTAAATTAATTTATgagaaaataaaggcaacagtagtataccgatgttcaaactcataaatccatggacaaaaaacaaaatcggggtaacaaactaaaactgagggaaacgcattaaatataagaggagaacaacgacacaacactacaatgtaacacacacagaaacggaccaagcaacagacaaaatcccacgagaataacaaatataacataaaaaaagaccttttttcattggttgaaaacTAGCTATTGTCATGA
It contains:
- the LOC139502204 gene encoding uncharacterized protein is translated as MRERIKDIACICICVFIFINQCSCISIALKQQQGCQKDQVERFYRGRNFCCYPIKCHPGQKFDFCRTNNGHDTCQNCPDGFSHKDFIDTATWRYSKIDPCVPVEDCSDYSDLIKENEECVCDRTRGYYGRDRHNCAADLNCKKAGFEMDQDGKCFKCGEEQFKIKDDYSLCINKTRCTHGQEVDFKGSHTADRTCRMRIQKPEIPATVKPTIKETNKTKFDKGDRSKSMVEKNTTLVVPDLERPTKEISKHSSPGHSTLFVAMVILLSLLIGIIVSVIIYCFIKKGQQWNDLSCNLSCCPQNSVNHVYNKKDINVNNANHVVVGDYGKIVADEDSNPGEDTPMKEVVLD